CACAActatacaaattagtaattactttaaaagtaacaaataaaattgaatttataaaggTGATGCATTTCAATCCGATTATACATTCGattatttgaacaatttcattaaagtatgttataaaataaaatatatttatacaagaacatttatacaatatataagtgTAGAAAAAAGTAAGataaacatatacctacatactaattattaacttccgaaaaaataatataaatgttgtgaATGGTATttgacaattatataataatatataatatcaggtATACGTACTAAGAAcctttactaaattaatttttagaacttGGAGGATTGtaacttaaattaatgttttctatAGCTAATTGTTTTGCtttcctatttaaataaaattttgctataaaatatattaaaaaaactattattatgacaactaaatatttgtttgtgtatATAAATTCATACGTTTTATCTACAATAAGCGAATTTATTAACATATCTTGTTGgtctaattgtttatttattgtattgaacgcatctttattaaatttaatattttttatttcatcgaaGTGGATAGGTTTGGGATAGGCCTGAttagaaaaattgaatacattacaGCATGAATCATTTGTAAGAGATAAGTCTACTGGAATTGagaaatatgtttgatttaataCTTGTTCAGTTTTTAGTACACCTTTCGAGGTGTAAGCAATACACCCAGACTTCAAGTATAACTTTCCagaacttttaactttaattttttgagtGAAAGActgtttattacaaattatagtaattgtAGTGGGTTTTTCACATACgaaaaaccaatgatttttgaaaaatgaggGATACCACATTTCTGTTTTGAATTCAGAGATATAAGTATCACATTGAGGTGGTTTAGTTAAAGAATTTTTTAGTAATTCTGTTACACATGTGGGGTCCGTGTcacaattatgtataatttcattaaatccacaaacaaatattttatccactactttacagttatttaaatctggccatataaaatatttggtcaTTATTTTGTCCATTAACAAATACATAGAATTTTTAGTCATATGCAGAAATTGACCATGTTCATTAATTGgaatgtaaataggtaatatgtaataaacgttGAAATTTTCTATAAGGCACAGaggaaattttaaagaaaaaataaatctgtcATTTATTGTGTGCAtttcaatacttaatattttgaatatttcttgAATATTATCCTCATCAAATTTAACAGGGATTTTCAAATCATCCGGGAGTATactctgaatattttttatttccgaAAGCAATTGGTCAGGTGTTATTATAAACGCATCTACTACATTATTCTGTACGTTAGAAATTACTCTTTGCAACCTACTAATAAACATGTCCAATTCAAATATTGTGTTTTCTAAAAGAGTTATCGAACTcagaataatgatttttctgTCTTCCTTAGCTATCTCAATAATCAATTCGTTCACTTTTTTCTCGCCTTCTTTCATATTTGCatcaaatattttcttattttcattaaatgatGTAACggaatcattaaaattaattattgtgctTTTTAGTATAGATATCTGATCATGAACAATACGCATAACATCTTTCTCATTGTTTTCTAATTTATCGATCGTACTATCATATCTTCGTACATCGTCAGCATCGGCTACTCCAAACATCCATTTTAATGCCGTACCCCCAAACTCAATAGATCGCTTAACTTTTTTGTTATGTCTACCCATTTGTACAATTAAACCTATCTCGTTTTCCAATCTGTTCGCGTGTTTTTTTAACTGATACAAAGTTATAGAAATGTCTTTGAACGCAATTAGTTCAATTGAGTTTAACATTTGTCTAATATTTCTAAgactgttatttaaaaattttaaatccataTATGTGTTTACTGTCCAACTACTTCCGCAAGCTCTACCATTACCTATGAGTTCGTACTGCAAACCCGGGCTATCGCTGGTTGATGTTAATTCGAACAAGTCTTCTTCATGGTTACCAAACGTCGTAGAAATTTCTATGGTAAATAACAACAGCAGTATTTGATAAACGACCTTCTGaaagtccattttttttttactttttttcttctgtgtccaataattatatttgacgtACTATGATCGTATATCTACAACAATAAGATAAAGTAAATTTAGATCATGTGTAATAAGTATgaacaaataatgataatacaataatatcaataacactaaggtcatgattacatttttttaaacataaaatttaatttaataatatgaaaatttgttgcatttttctttttatatttttcagtatattTGGCTTTGTTTGTTttacttgtaaaaaattaaatttatttatgaaaaacaccTCTAAAGAAAAACCTAGGAAATCTAGGTATAAGTACATAAAGAGTCACCAATTTCTATAAATCAGGCCCCAATTGTGGGATCGacatgtataacaattaatattgaaatcagAGTTTGGCATCATCgttcgaatacaattttatttagatgattattttgataatattttattcgaataaaaaattattttgataattataattttacaattattcgaataatttgaaaacaatattattcgaaTAACAAATGATTCGACTAA
This genomic window from Metopolophium dirhodum isolate CAU chromosome 1, ASM1992520v1, whole genome shotgun sequence contains:
- the LOC132936815 gene encoding uncharacterized protein LOC132936815 — encoded protein: MDFQKVVYQILLLLFTIEISTTFGNHEEDLFELTSTSDSPGLQYELIGNGRACGSSWTVNTYMDLKFLNNSLRNIRQMLNSIELIAFKDISITLYQLKKHANRLENEIGLIVQMGRHNKKVKRSIEFGGTALKWMFGVADADDVRRYDSTIDKLENNEKDVMRIVHDQISILKSTIINFNDSVTSFNENKKIFDANMKEGEKKVNELIIEIAKEDRKIIILSSITLLENTIFELDMFISRLQRVISNVQNNVVDAFIITPDQLLSEIKNIQSILPDDLKIPVKFDEDNIQEIFKILSIEMHTINDRFIFSLKFPLCLIENFNVYYILPIYIPINEHGQFLHMTKNSMYLLMDKIMTKYFIWPDLNNCKVVDKIFVCGFNEIIHNCDTDPTCVTELLKNSLTKPPQCDTYISEFKTEMWYPSFFKNHWFFVCEKPTTITIICNKQSFTQKIKVKSSGKLYLKSGCIAYTSKGVLKTEQVLNQTYFSIPVDLSLTNDSCCNVFNFSNQAYPKPIHFDEIKNIKFNKDAFNTINKQLDQQDMLINSLIVDKTYEFIYTNKYLVVIIIVFLIYFIAKFYLNRKAKQLAIENINLSYNPPSSKN